One Bombilactobacillus folatiphilus genomic window, CCTGTTGAAGCGCAGAAAATTATGCAACAGTTAGGAGCTTGGCTGCAGGTGTTTGGAGAAGCGGTTTATGAAACGCGTGCTGGAGCGGTCGCGCCGCTATTGTGTACTAAAAAAAATCATACATTGTATTTGTTTTTTAAACAGCAATCTGTGGGCCAAAAGTTAAACCTATCACGTTTATTAACGCATTCATCCCAAGTTTTGGTCCTTGAAACAAAACAGTTTATCACCGTACAACAGGGGCAAATAATTTTACCAGTAACCAAGTTTCCATATGGAGTCTTAAAAATAGAATAATTAATTGCTTAAGTAAAAACTATTGCTTAATCTTTTTTAATTTGGGTATAATAAGTTATAAAATTTGAGAAAAGAGTTAAGTCGATGAAGTTCATTTCATGGAATATTGATAGTATTAACGCTGCTGTAGAACATAAGTCCAATCGTGGTGAAATGACGTGGCAGGTTTTACAGAAGTTGGCAGCCGAACAACCAGATGTTTTGGCCATCCAAGAAACCAAATTGCGACCATCAGGGTTAACCTCGAAACAAGCGGATGCTTTAACTGAATTGTTTGGTGGTTACTATCGTTATGTTCGATCAAGTACAGGCCGTAGCGGTTATTCAGGGACGATGATGTTTACTAAAATTAAGCCGGTCAATGTGACATATCCTAAACTAAATGCTCCAGAGGCAATGGATTTGGAGGGCCGTGTGATTACTTTGGAGTTTCCTCATTGCTATGTAACCACGGTTTATACACCTAATTCTGGTCGAAAATTAGATCGTTTACCTCAACGAATGCTCTGGGACGATACCTATCGGGATTATTTACAAAAATTAAATCAACATAAGCCAGTCATTGCGTCGGGGGATTTTAACGTAGCTCATCGAGATATTGATCTGAAACATCCAGCTGCTAATCATCATCATGCTGGTTTTACTGATGAAGAACGTCAAAAATTCACTTTATTATTACATGCAGGTTTTACAGACACTTTTCGTTATTTACATCCTGACCAGTCCGGTGTTTATACTTGGTGGTCGCAAATTTCTAAAACGGCTAAGGTGAATAATTCAGGTTGGCGCATTGATTATTACTTAGTTTCCGAAAGTTT contains:
- a CDS encoding exodeoxyribonuclease III, which produces MKFISWNIDSINAAVEHKSNRGEMTWQVLQKLAAEQPDVLAIQETKLRPSGLTSKQADALTELFGGYYRYVRSSTGRSGYSGTMMFTKIKPVNVTYPKLNAPEAMDLEGRVITLEFPHCYVTTVYTPNSGRKLDRLPQRMLWDDTYRDYLQKLNQHKPVIASGDFNVAHRDIDLKHPAANHHHAGFTDEERQKFTLLLHAGFTDTFRYLHPDQSGVYTWWSQISKTAKVNNSGWRIDYYLVSESLNQQIAAFNVVNTGERQDHAPIKLQMKSTFKL